In Luteitalea sp., the DNA window CGAAGCTCGCGCCGCCGTCCGTGTCATCGTCGCGGGGAAGGAGGCCACGGGCCGCGCGTCGATTTATCTCAGTGACCTTTGGGCCTGGCCCGATGACTCGCTTTCACACGCGGAAAGGAACGCCGCACTCCGACGCTTCTGCACGACCATCGCGCGCCGCCTCGGTTCGCTCTGTGGGGGCGAGCCGGAACATCCGTTGGAGCTCGGCCTCCGCCTGCATGATGCGATGTGCGCAGCGGACCATCCGCCGGTGCTTGCCCGCCTGATGTGCGCCAGCCCTTTCGACGCCGCGATACACGACGCCGTGGGTATCGCCCTCGGGCGCTCTGCGTTCCAGCTCTACGAGCAGCCAGTCCCTATTCCTGCCGCCGACCGCTATTTTCCGACGCTCGGTGCCTGCCGCGCGATCAGCCGCATCCTCCGCGAGCCGGTCAAATCGCTTCCCGCCTGGTGGATCGTCGGCGTGAACGACTCTCTGACGACCGAGCTGCTGCCGCTCGTCCGCAACGGGGGCTATGACTGCTTCAAGCTGAAGCTCTCCGGAAAGGACAGCCCGACCGACGTGGCGCAGACGGTCGAGACCTTTCGCGCAGTCAAGGCGCTCGGTCTCGGTCGTCTCCGGCTGTCGCTCGACAGCAATGGCGGCAACCCGGACGCCGACAGCGTCGTCGACTATCTCGAGCGGCTTCGGGCGGCCGATCCGGAGGCGTTCGAGGCTGTCGCCTACCTCGAGCAACCGACCGGCCGCGATATTCGCCGCTACGCGTTCGATTGGCGAAAGGCGACACGGCTCAAGCCGGTGCTGTTGGATGAGGGCCTCGTCGACGGCGACGTGCTTCCCGCAGCGCTCGAGCAAGGCTGGAGCGGTCTTGCCGTCAAGACCTGCAAAGGACACAGCTTCTCGCTGGTCGTCGCGGCATGGGCGGCCGAACACAAGCTTCTGCTCGCCTTGCAGGATCTGACGAATCCGGGACTCGCGGCGATCCATGCCGCCCTGTTCGCGGCCCACATTCCGACCATCAATGGCGTCGAGCTGAACTCGCCACAGTTCACGCCCGAAGCCAATCGAGAATGGCTGCCTCGCCTCGGATCCCTTTTCCAGCCACGAGGGGGCCTGCACCAGCTCCCGTTCGCGATACCGGCCGGCCTCGGATCCACGCTGTGACTACTGTGCACGCGTCAGGAGGCGGGTTTCCCCCAATCAATAATTCCGGAACGGACCACGCGGCTCCGCCGCTTCCATCTCTGCTTCCCAGCGAGCGAACCGGGCGCGCATCATCGTCAGGATTTCCGGCTTCTCTCGAGCCAGGTTGCGCTGCTCCGCGAGATCCACCGAGAGATCGAACAGCTCCTCCGTCGGCTCCAGATTGTCCGGGTTTCGGCGCGGCCAGTACGACACCCATTTGTATTGGCCAACCCTGGCGGCCTGGTAAGCGGACGGCCACTGCCAGTACATCTCTCGGCGGGACGACTTCGCCTTCCCTTGAAGAACCGGCAGCATGTCGAAGCCATCGAGGCGCACATCCGGCTGCGCCGCGCCGCTGACGGCCACGAGCGTCGGCAGGACCTCGAGGGCGGTGAGGAGCTCGCCCGTCACACGACCGGCCGGGATCACGCCAGGCCACCACGCAATCAGCGGCACGCGCAGCCCGCCTTCGAAGCCCGAGCCCTTGCCGCCCCGCAGCCGGACGCCATCGATCTGGCCGTCGGCACGGCCATTGTCGGCCATGAAGAGGACGAAGGTGCGCCGATCCAGCTCGAGACGCCGCAGCGTCTCGAAGATCTCGCCGATTGCCTCGTCCATCGCTGACACCATCCCCGCGTACTTCACGCTGCGATCCGCGTGATCCCTCCCCGGATAGTATCGTTCAAGGTAGTGCGTCGGGACCTGGCGCGAGTCCTTTTCGAGATTCGACGCGCCGTGCGGCGCATTGAACGGCAGGTAGAGAAAGAATGGGCGATCCTGGTTCTTGCGAATGAACTGGAGCGCTTCGCGCCGGAAGAGATCGGTCGCATAGACGCCCTGGTCCGCCTTGGTGCGCTCATTGTTCCTGAACATGGAGTGCACGCCGTAGCGCTCGTGCGTGTAGTAGTCGATCCCGTTGTTGCCGTGTCCGTAGAAGTAGTCGAACCCGCGCTGGAGCGGGAGAAATCGCCGGGCCTGGCCGAGGTCCCACTTGCCGATGACGGCATTGGTATATCCGGCGGTCTCGAGCGCGTCGCCGAAGGTCCGCTCGCGCGGATCGAGGCCGCGGGTCATCTCCGGCGACATGGCGTACTCCAGGAGGCTGTAGCGGTGCCCGTAGTTGACCAGGTCGTTCCGGATCATCTCGTAGACGCCGTTCCGCTGCGGGTATCGTCCGGTGATGAGACCACTCCGCGACGGCGTGCACACCGACGCCGTCATATAGAAGCTGGTCCCACGCGTCCCTTCGGCCGCCATTCGGTCCAGGTTCGGCGTCACGAACTCCGTCGCACCGAACCCGGCCAGGTCGAACCCCTGGTCATCGCTGACGATGAGGATGATGTTCGGTGGAGGATCGGGACTGCCGCTGGCGCTGCCGAACACGACGGCAAGGAGAAGAACCACCAGAGCGATGGCGAATCGTAGCATGTGACGTCTCATCGTAGGAGGGGGGTCATGGCGTGCTGACGGTAAGGAACTCCAGGAGATCCGCCATCTCCTGAGGGGTAATCGCCGTCTCCAGACCTTCCGGCATGATGGACATGCCAGAGCTCCTGATCTGTTCGATGTTCTGCCTCAGGATTGTTTCTTCGACGCCTCCTGGCCGTTTGATCGTCAAGCTGCTCGACGTCTCGTTGACGATCATCCCGCTCGCAGAGCGAGAGTTCTTGAGCTGAATGTCATAGAGAAGAAACTCAGGTGAAACCTCCCGATTGGGATCCAGAATCTGAGCCAGAATCTCCTGTCGCGTCTTGTGCCGAACGGACTCCAGGTCAGGCCCGACCTCCTGCCCGCGAGCGCCGAATCGGTGACAGGACATGCAGTTCTGCTCGAAAATCTTGCGACCGCGATGTGAATTGCCGGAGGCCGAGGCGGCAGCGCGGTACTTCGCGAGAATTTCAGCGCGCGAAGAGCCTCCGGGGGCTTCATCGGGCGAAGAGTCTCCGGGGGCTTCATCGGGCGAAGAGTCTCCGGGGGCTTCGAAGAGCGTGCGAGCGTTCTCCTGAAGGGTCCGGTCCGAGTACGTGAGAAGTCGCCGTCTGGTCGCCGGATCGATGTGAGCGGGTGCCACGTCCCCGTTCTTCATGGCTTCGAGGAGAACCGCCACGCGATCCTTGCTTGCCAGCAGCATCTCTCCGGCCTCTGAACGCACGGCTGGAGAGAAGCTGCGCCATGACTGCACCACATGCTCGAAAAGCCCGAAATCATCGAATGTGCCGATGGTCCGGATTGCCGCCAACTGGATCTCCTGCTCTTCATCAGGCCGCAGCAGCTTCTGGAGTATCTCCCGCGCTCCGGGCGTATCCACGTGGACGAAGGCCAGCAGCTCGGTGGCCAGCTTGCGCTCTTCGGTGCTTCCTTCTCGATCCGAAGCCGTGTCGAGAGCGCGTGTCAAAACGCGATCGAGCCATGCGTCATGCCCGGAGCTGGTGCCAGCGTCTCGCAGGCTCCCGCCGGCCTGGAGGAGGCCCTCACCCAGTCCCACTGCCACGGTCATTTCCGCAGCCAACGGCAGCGCCTCCGTGCGATCAAGGGTGGCCAGCAACGTCTTCATCGCGCCGGCGTCCCGGCGAGCGCCCACAACAGTCGCTAGCTGCCTCAACACCGCCAGCCCTGCATGGCTGGACGAAAGTTTCTCGTCCTTCAATAACCGAGCCAGGAAAACATGGCTCGACTTGCCCACCGAGCTCAGAACCGCAGTTCTCATCCAGCTGTCGTCCGCATCCTGCCGCGCGATGTGAAGCAAGGCGTCGGAGGCTCTCGAGTCATTGACC includes these proteins:
- a CDS encoding sulfatase-like hydrolase/transferase, which produces MRRHMLRFAIALVVLLLAVVFGSASGSPDPPPNIILIVSDDQGFDLAGFGATEFVTPNLDRMAAEGTRGTSFYMTASVCTPSRSGLITGRYPQRNGVYEMIRNDLVNYGHRYSLLEYAMSPEMTRGLDPRERTFGDALETAGYTNAVIGKWDLGQARRFLPLQRGFDYFYGHGNNGIDYYTHERYGVHSMFRNNERTKADQGVYATDLFRREALQFIRKNQDRPFFLYLPFNAPHGASNLEKDSRQVPTHYLERYYPGRDHADRSVKYAGMVSAMDEAIGEIFETLRRLELDRRTFVLFMADNGRADGQIDGVRLRGGKGSGFEGGLRVPLIAWWPGVIPAGRVTGELLTALEVLPTLVAVSGAAQPDVRLDGFDMLPVLQGKAKSSRREMYWQWPSAYQAARVGQYKWVSYWPRRNPDNLEPTEELFDLSVDLAEQRNLAREKPEILTMMRARFARWEAEMEAAEPRGPFRNY